GGGCACCAGACCGACGCGAGTATCGGCGCACATCGCCATGAGCTCTGGCTCGTCCTGGCGGCGAAGCAGGTTGTACTGATTCTGCATGGACACGAACCTGGTCCAGCCGCCCAAGTCAGCGGCGTGCTGGAGCTTGGCGAACTGCCACGCGTACATCGACGACGCTCCGAGGTACCGGACCTTGCCCGCTTTGACGGTGTCGTGCAGTGCCTCCATCGTCTCGGCGGCCGGGGTGTCAGGGTCGAAGCGGTGGATCTGGTACAGGTCGATGTAGTCGGTGCCGAGGCGAGTCAGTGAGGCGTCGATCTGTTCCATGATCGCCTTGCGGGAAAGGCCGGACCCGCCGGGACCGTCGTGCATCTTGCCGAAGACCTTGGTGGCCAGCACGATGTCCTCACGTCGTGAGTAGCGCTTGATCGCGCGACCGACGACCTCCTCGGAAGTGCCGGCCTGGTAGACGTTCGCGGTGTCCCAGAAGGTAATGCCGAATTCGATGGCCTGCTGGAAGAACGGCTGCGCCTCCTCGTCGATCAAGGCCCACTCATGTGCTCGTTCAGTGGTGGGGTCGCCGTAGCTCATGCAGCCCAATGCGAGCCTGCTGATCTTCAGTCCTGTGGCACCGAGGCGGGTGTACTCCATCTCGCTGCTCCTTTGCTGTAGCCGGACGGGTCAGCGCTCGTCACGAAGCTAGCTGCTGGTGCTCGTTGCCCGCTGCCCGGGTCTCAGCAGCCAGATTCCCCCACTCGTCAGCAGAGCAAGGACGAGTACGCAGCCCGCAAACGACGCGGCATTAGTGCCCATTATGAGCCCGGTGATGCTGGAGCAGGTGACCGCGCCCACTGTCGTGGCGCCGGCTTGAAAGCCGACAAGTCGGTCGACCGAGCCGGCGGTCGTTCGTTCAGCGGTGGTCAGTACCAGCAGCGGATAGATCGGGGCGACCGCGAGGCCCAGCAGCACAATGCCGGCCGCGGCGGGCACTGGCTGATGCGACACGATCAGGGCACCCGCAGCGACGACCAGGAAAGTGGCCGCAGCCAGGACGGGCCAGGTCCCGACCCGCTCGGCCACGGCGCCGAGCAGAACACGGCCAAGGACGAGGGCGGCCCAATAACCGGAGACGACAAGTCCGGCGGCTCCCGGCGTAAGCGTCATCGCGTCGAGCAGGAAAACGAAGGCCCACAAGCCCACCGCCGACTCCAGGCCACAATCCACGGCGGCGACCAACAACCCAACGACCGCCCCCGGTGGCGGACGCCACCGGCGCCGATCCGGCGACGACGGGGACTGCGATGACTGTCCGCTGCGGCCGGCGGTCACCGTGTCGTTCCAGCGGCGCGAAGAGGCGGCGAACACCACCGACAACGCGCCTTGGATGACCATGACGACCAGGTAGGCCCACCGCCAGCTGGCACCGGCGTTCACCACGATGGACACGATCAGCGGTGAGGCGGCGGCCCCCAACCCGTAGGCGGCGTGCATGAAGTTGATCTGGCGAGGTCCGAAGTGTCGGGCGGCGTAGGAGTTCAGCGCGGCATCGATCGCGCCGGCCGAGAGCCCGAACAACACGGCGCAGGCGACGATGACCCAGTACGCCGGCGCTATGGCACAGCACAGCAGAGCCACCGTCGAGACGCCGACGCTGCCGGCCAGCAGGCGGCCGAGACCGAGCCGGCGCGCCGCCCACGTCCAGCAGGTGGTCGACACAAGTGTGGCGGCCACTCCGAACGGAAGGACCAGGCTCAGTGCCGCCAAGGGTTCGTCGAACGTGACTCGCATGAAAGGCCAGACCACACCCGACATGGCGTCGGGCAGGGCGATGGCGAAGAACGCGAGCAGGGCAAGGCTGAAGAACATGACCGGGCTACTTCCCAAGAACCGAGCGGGGAGTTGGAAAGGTCGCTGCCCTGACGGTCAGGAAATGGTCTGGCGTCGGCTGTGTCGGCAGTGTCGGCAGAAATGATCTGCGATGTCCGGGGCCGGCACGCCCTGACTCAGGTCAGCGCGTGCCTCGGCGGCCGGGAGCCGGTCTATTCACCCGCGAAGTATTGCATGGTGGCGTCGCAGAGTCGCGCGGGTTGCACGGCCAGGGCCGGACCGCCCCCCTCCATGATCAAGAGGGGATTTCGGCACGAAACGCCGTACGAATCCCCTCTTGATCATGGAGGGGTGGGTGGGAGAGCGGCCTCGACACCGGCCTAGCGGCGAGGCAGGCCAGCCCGGTCGCCGGGCTGGACACCCTCGTCGCCTCGCAGGTCCACCTCGACCTCGGCGGGCACCGTCGAGCCGAACGGATTGATGCGTATCGCCTCGTCCGCGAAGTGACAGGCCACCGCGTGACCGGCGCCGGCATGATGCAGCTTCGGTTCTTCGACCCGGCAGCGTTCCTGGGCGAGCGGGCACCGAGTGTGGAATCGGCAGCCGGCCGGGGGCGCCAGCGAACTCGGCACCTCGCCGGAAACGACGACCCGATCCTGGCGCACGGTCGGATCTGGCACCGGCACCGCTGAAAACAGCGCCTGCGTATAGGGATGGTGCGGGCGTGCGTACAGCGAATCGCGGTCGGCGATCTCGACGATCTTGCCCAGGTACATCACCGCGACGCGGTCGCTCATCTGGCCGACCACCGCCAGATCGTGGGCGATGAACAGATAGGAGAGGTCGAGGCGGGTCTGCAGGTCCGTGAGCAGTTGCAGGATCTGCGCCTGGATGGACACATCGAGCGCCGAGACCGGCTCGTCGAGCACCAGAAACGTCGGCTCGGCGGCGAGGGAGCGCGCGATCCCGATCCGCTGACACTGTCCGCCGCTGAACTCGTGCGGGAAGCGGGACACCGCGTCGGCGGGCAGACCCACGAGATCGAGCAACTCCTCGACCCGGTCGTTCTGCTGCTTTCTCGGCAGCAGATCATGCACATGCAGCGGCTCACGGATGATCTGGCCCACGGTGTGCCGCGGATTCAACGAACCGATGGGGTCCTGGAAGACGATCTGCATCCGTCGCCGCAGGCCGGTCAGCTCGCGGTGAGATATCGCCCCGAGGTCCTTTCCGGCAAAGCGGATCCGGCCCTCGGTCGGCTTTTCGAGGAGCAGGATGGACCGTCCGGTGGTGCTTTTCCCGCAGCCACTCTCGCCGACCAGGCCGAGTGTCTCGTGCGCACCGAGCGTGAAGCTGACGCCGTCGACCGCATGCACCGTCTCGCGCTTGCGGACCACTTTGCCTGCTCCACGAACCTGGTAGTGCACGACCAGGTCGTCGACCTCCAGGAGCGGCTTCGTCTCTTGGTCTGTCATACCGCCACCTCCACCGGCTCGGTGACCGGATGCCAGCACGCGATCGTGTGCCCGAGCTCGATTTCGTGCAACGGAGGGGTCTCCTCGCGACACTGGTCGGTGGCCCGCTCGCAGCGGGGGGCAAACGGGCACCCCTCGGCGACCTTCGTCACCTGCGGCGGCGTGCCCGGAATGGCATGGAAGACCCGCGACCTCTTGGCGGTCAGTCGCGGCACGCAACGCAGCAGCCCCAGGGTGTACGGGTGGGCCGGCCTGGCGAAGAGGTCGAGCACATCAGCCGACTCCATCACCCGGCCGGCATACATGACGACGACTCGATCGCAGTGTCCCGCGACGATTCCCAGGTTGTGGGTGATCAGGACGGCGCCCAGATCGGACTGTTCGACGAGGTTGTCGAACAGTTCCAGGATCTGGGCCTGGATGGTGACGTCCAGTGCGGTGGTCGGTTCATCGGCGATGAGCAGCCGCGGCTCGCACGCCATGGCCAACGCGATCATCACCCGCTGGCGCTGTCCGCCGCTGAGGCGGTGCGGATATTCGCGCATGCGCGCAGCCGGATCCGGAATGCCCACGGAACGCAGCAATTCGATCGTCCGATCGTCACTGTCCTGGCCGGACAGGCCCAGGTGGAGGGACAGTACCTCCTGAAAGTGAGACTGGACGGTGAGCACCGGGTTCAGCGACGTCAGCGGATTTTGCGGGATCATGCCGATCTGAGCGCCGCGGATCTTACGCAGCTGCGAAGCCGGCAGGCCACGGAGCTCCTGGCCCGCGAACAGAATTTCGCCGCCGGTGATCTTGCCCGGCGGAGGCACCATCTGCATCACCGACAGCGCCGAGATGCTCTTCCCGGAGCCGCTCTCGCCGACCACGCCGAGTCGTTCGCCCGCGGCGACGTGCAGGTTGAGTCCCCGCACCGCATAGATCGTACTGCGTTCCATCTCGAACGACACTTGGAGATCCCGCACCTCGAGCAGCGGCGCGGACGGGCTCGGAAGGGACTGGTTCATGCCGGTCTACCTCGAAGCGGGATCAAGTGCGTCGCGAAGCCCGTCCCCGGCAAAACTGAAACTGAGGGTGGCCAGCGCGATGCAAAAGATGGGAAGGAGCGCGACCATCGGGCTGATGGACAGATATTGCTCGCCGTCGTTGATCATCTTTCCCCAGTCGGCGAGCGGATCCTGCACACCGAGGCCGAGGAAGCTGAATCCGGCGGCGGCGAAGATCGTCGCCGGGATCTGCTGCACGAAGAAGACGACCATCGGCCCCATCGCGTTGGGCAGGATGTGGATGAAGATGATGCGGGAGGTCGGCACGCCCATGGCACGTGCGGCGTGCACATAATCACGGTCGCGTAATGCGAGGTATTGCGCTCGAGCGAGCCGTCCGAAGCCGACCCAGGCTGTGATCCCCAGGAAGAGCACCAGCTTGAACACGCCGCCACCGA
This genomic interval from Mycobacteriales bacterium contains the following:
- a CDS encoding MFS transporter codes for the protein MFFSLALLAFFAIALPDAMSGVVWPFMRVTFDEPLAALSLVLPFGVAATLVSTTCWTWAARRLGLGRLLAGSVGVSTVALLCCAIAPAYWVIVACAVLFGLSAGAIDAALNSYAARHFGPRQINFMHAAYGLGAAASPLIVSIVVNAGASWRWAYLVVMVIQGALSVVFAASSRRWNDTVTAGRSGQSSQSPSSPDRRRWRPPPGAVVGLLVAAVDCGLESAVGLWAFVFLLDAMTLTPGAAGLVVSGYWAALVLGRVLLGAVAERVGTWPVLAAATFLVVAAGALIVSHQPVPAAAGIVLLGLAVAPIYPLLVLTTAERTTAGSVDRLVGFQAGATTVGAVTCSSITGLIMGTNAASFAGCVLVLALLTSGGIWLLRPGQRATSTSS
- a CDS encoding oligopeptide/dipeptide ABC transporter ATP-binding protein; this translates as MTDQETKPLLEVDDLVVHYQVRGAGKVVRKRETVHAVDGVSFTLGAHETLGLVGESGCGKSTTGRSILLLEKPTEGRIRFAGKDLGAISHRELTGLRRRMQIVFQDPIGSLNPRHTVGQIIREPLHVHDLLPRKQQNDRVEELLDLVGLPADAVSRFPHEFSGGQCQRIGIARSLAAEPTFLVLDEPVSALDVSIQAQILQLLTDLQTRLDLSYLFIAHDLAVVGQMSDRVAVMYLGKIVEIADRDSLYARPHHPYTQALFSAVPVPDPTVRQDRVVVSGEVPSSLAPPAGCRFHTRCPLAQERCRVEEPKLHHAGAGHAVACHFADEAIRINPFGSTVPAEVEVDLRGDEGVQPGDRAGLPRR
- a CDS encoding aldo/keto reductase — translated: MEYTRLGATGLKISRLALGCMSYGDPTTERAHEWALIDEEAQPFFQQAIEFGITFWDTANVYQAGTSEEVVGRAIKRYSRREDIVLATKVFGKMHDGPGGSGLSRKAIMEQIDASLTRLGTDYIDLYQIHRFDPDTPAAETMEALHDTVKAGKVRYLGASSMYAWQFAKLQHAADLGGWTRFVSMQNQYNLLRRQDEPELMAMCADTRVGLVPYSPQGKGRLARPWGAQSVRSSVDHVVQAFDSPLDEPIVNVVQKLADVRGATMAQVALAWVLRNPAVSAPIVGATKPHHLPEAVAALDLELTDDEVTTLEEPYSDHGPSWY
- a CDS encoding ABC transporter ATP-binding protein, encoding MVGESGSGKSISALSVMQMVPPPGKITGGEILFAGQELRGLPASQLRKIRGAQIGMIPQNPLTSLNPVLTVQSHFQEVLSLHLGLSGQDSDDRTIELLRSVGIPDPAARMREYPHRLSGGQRQRVMIALAMACEPRLLIADEPTTALDVTIQAQILELFDNLVEQSDLGAVLITHNLGIVAGHCDRVVVMYAGRVMESADVLDLFARPAHPYTLGLLRCVPRLTAKRSRVFHAIPGTPPQVTKVAEGCPFAPRCERATDQCREETPPLHEIELGHTIACWHPVTEPVEVAV